A stretch of the Aegilops tauschii subsp. strangulata cultivar AL8/78 chromosome 4, Aet v6.0, whole genome shotgun sequence genome encodes the following:
- the LOC109732804 gene encoding AMSH-like ubiquitin thioesterase 3 — MAMASPWQAGRYINIEGMARPVAVDHRISLPYYFRIADNLLRQANIYREEKNLIDLYIILLRYSSLLSETIPKHRDYHAFKSREKEFLKKGPHNSDKLLNVISELESLKPIVKQQIAELNRRAAEERNGPHETYAGNGASIRTDQLAASPYMVQPAFGNSTGPLQKSSSRWNHQEASPQGVEPDRHLVKSYASLPYPKDETLSRHSILGPNGLHGQWTRPVSGVKVQYPSYPELNQSNITSLVPAILNQNDSHGPNTTSLDGLTNNNGDMQSVLSLDDGQWSLPVKEPASVSPVSFEEEFSQLNIRQPNPPPVLAQVHPERRPISPSRVADPRPGLATCDTGRFQNLHVPVALMESFLRLAEANTAKNLETCGILAGNLKKRTFYVTTLIIPKQESTSDSCQATNEEEIFEVQDKGSLFTLGWIHTHPTQTCFLSSIDLHNHYSYQVMLPEAIAIVMAPTDTTRKHGIFHLTDPGGMGVIHDCQETGFHPHEEPLDGTSIYEHCSHVYMNPTVKFDMVDLRRV; from the exons ATGGCCATGGCATCACCTTGGCAAGCTGGGAGATACATAAACATCGAGGGGATGGCGCGCCCGGTGGCGGTGGACCACCGCATCAGCCTCCCCTACTACTTCCGCATCGCCGACAATCTTCTCCGCCAG GCCAACATATATCGAGAGGAAAAGAACCTCATCGACCTGTACATTATCCTCCTGAGATACTCGAG CCTGTTGTCTGAGACGATCCCGAAGCATCGTGATTACCATGCATTCAAGTCAAGAGAAAAGGAATTCCTGAAGAAAGGGCCGCATAACTCCGAT AAACTCTTGAATGTTATCAGTGAGCTAGAGTCTCTGAAGCCGATTGTGAAACAGCAAATTGCTGAGCTTAATAGAAGAGCTGCAGAAGAACGTAATGGTCCACATGAAACCTATGCTGGAAATGGTGCAAGCATTAGGACAGATCAGCTTGCTGCAAGTCCATATATGGTACAG CCAGCGTTTGGAAACTCAACAGGACCATTGCAGAAATCATCCTCTAGGTGGAACCATCAAGAGGCATCGCCACAGGGTGTTGAACCTGATAGGCATCTAGTCAAATC ATATGCCAGTTTACCATATCCAAAAGATGAAACACTATCCAGACATTCAATACTAGGACCGAATGGGCTTCATGGCCAATGGACAAGACCTGTTAGTGGTGTGAAG GTCCAGTATCCAAGTTACCCCGAACTGAACCAAAGCAATATCACTAG TTTAGTTCCAGCAATCTTGAACCAAAATGACTCACATGGTCCTAATACAACATCACTGGATGGATTGACAAATAACAATGGTGATATGCAGTCTGTTCTCTCACTTGATGATGGTCAATGGTCTTTACCAGTAAAAGAGCCAGCCTCTGTGTCTCCTGTTAGTTTCGAGGAAGAATTCTCCCAGCTGAATATCAGACAGCCTAACCCCCCACCAGTCCTGGCACAAGTACATCCTGAGCGTAGACCGATTTCTCCATCAAGAGTAGCTGATCCAAGACCAGGACTTGCTACCTGTGACACGGGGCGTTTCCAAAATTTGCATGTG CCGGTGGCGTTAATGGAGTCTTTTCTGAGACTTGCTGAGGCAAATACTGCAAAAAATCTGGAAACATGTGGGATTCTTGCTGGTAACCTG AaaaagagaactttttatgtgaCGACACTGATAATTCCTAAGCAGGAATCAACGTCTGATTCA TGTCAAGCTACGAATGAAGAGGAAATATTTGAAGTTCAGGACAAAGGCTCACTTTTCACCCTCGGTTGGATTCAT ACACATCCGACACAGACCTGCTTTCTATCTTCCATTGATCTTCATAATCATTATTCGTATCAG GTCATGCTTCCTGAAGCAATTGCAATTGTCATGGCGCCTACCGATACAACAAG GAAGCACGGCATATTTCACCTCACGGATCCAGGTGGCATGGGGGTGATCCACGATTGCCAGGAGACTGGTTTCCATCCTCACGAGGAGCCTCTTGATGGCACTTCAATCTACGAGCATTGCTCTCATGTGTACATGAACCCCACTGTGAAGTTTGATATGGTCGACCTCCGTCGCGTGTGA
- the LOC109732799 gene encoding EPIDERMAL PATTERNING FACTOR-like protein 2: MKLLLLYSSLLLLLLLLLSSQGLASTQGRGPLHYQLKERAPKVVGVPEGAEAMSAVRIGSRPPRCEGRCALCGRCEAVQVPVAPRDKGGSHFRLSGAFGGDDDEGSTNYKPLNWKCRCADRRPILNP; this comes from the exons ATGAAGCTCCTCCTACTTTACTCCTCGCTTCTGCTTCTGCTTCTCCTTTTGCTATCCTCCCAGGGCCTAGCCTCTACTCAAG GTAGAGGGCCGCTGCATTACCAGCTCAAGGAGCGAGCTCCAAAGGTGGTGGGGGTGCCGGAGGGAGCGGAGGCGATGTCGGCGGTGAGGATCGGGTCGAGGCCGCCGCGGTGCGAGGGGCGGTGCGCCCTGTGCGGCCGGTGCGAGGCGGTGCAGGTGCCGGTGGCGCCGCGGGACAAGGGGGGGAGCCACTTCCGCCTGTCCGGGGCCttcggcggcgacgacgacgagggcTCCACCAACTACAAGCCGCTCAACTGGAAGTGCCGGTGCGCCGACAGGAGGCCGATCCTCAACCCGTGA
- the LOC109732803 gene encoding GDP-mannose transporter GONST1 isoform X1, which produces MRIQQLGNHVDPGTPTGRKSPEISTTSPLVNGEKSKLWDQIGGQGALASPMRREIGNRSLMRSFSVDDVDLEDVEASKDRDRPSHFLRLPNIQNQSLLSGLAYCIASCSMILVNKFVLSGYGFNAGIFLMLYQNIVSVTIVSTLSLSGVISTEPLTWKLIKVWLPVNIIFVGMLITSMFSLKYINVAMLTILKNVANVLTASGETYFFKKQHDRQVWISLMLMIISAIAGGVTDLSFHAVGYTWQILNCFLTASYSLTLRHVMDSAKESTRSGNLNELSMVLLNNVLSLPLGVILVLGFNEVEYLLETPLLRMPTFWLVITASGVLGLAISFTSMWFLRQTSATTYSLVGSLNKIPLSIAGILLFKVRTSMENSISIMFGLLAGVFFARAKLRENSQS; this is translated from the exons ATGAG AATCCAACAGTTAGGCAATCATGTGGATCCTGGCACCCCTACCGGGAGAAAATCACCAGAGATTAGTACAACCAGTCCACTCGTGAACGGAGAAAAGAGTAAACTCTGGGATCAGATTGGAGGACAAGGTGCACTTGCAAGTCCCATGAGGAGAGAGATTGGGAACAG ATCTTTGATGAGGTCCTTCTCTGTTGATGACGTTGACTTGGAAGATGTTGAGGCCTCAAAAGATAGAGATAGGCCGTCACACTTCCTCAGGCTCCCAAACATTCAGAATCAATCTCTTCTGTCTGGTCTTGCTTACTGTATAGCATCCTGCAGCATGATTTTAGTTAACAAGTTTGTTTTGTCTGGCTATGGTTTTAATGCTGGAATATTTCTGATGCTTTACCAG AACATTGTATCGGTGACCATAGTTTCCACACTGTCCCTCTCCGGTGTTATCTCAACTGAACCACTAACATGGAAGTTAATCAAAGTTTGGTTGCCTGTGAACATCATATTTGTCGGAATGCTAATTACAAGCATGTTTAG TTTGAAGTACATCAATGTTGCGATGTTGACTATATTGAAGAATGTCGCCAATGTTCTTACGGCTTCTGGGGAAACCTACTTCTTTAAGAAGCAGCATGATAGACAAGTTTGGATTTCTCTAATGTTGATG ATAATCTCAGCCATTGCAGGAGGAGTAACAGATCTGTCATTTCATGCAGTCGGCTATACATGGCAGATCTTAAACTGTTTTTTAACAGCATCATATTCG CTTAcattgaggcatgtaatggacaGTGCGAAGGAATCCACCAGGTCCGGGAATTTGAACGAGCTTTCAATGGTTTTACTGAATAATGTTCTTTCACTACCATTGGGAGTTATCCTCGTGCTTGGTTTCAATGAAGTGGAGTACCTGTTGGAAAC GCCTCTCCTGAGGATGCCCACGTTTTGGCTAGTCATCACCGCTAGTGGAGTTTTGGGGCTTGCTATCAGCTTCACTTCTATGTGGTTTCTTCGCCAGACAAGCGCTACAACATATAG CCTTGTGGGCTCCCTCAACAAGATCCCTCTATCCATTGCTGGAATCCTTCTCTTTAAAGTCCGCACGAGCATGGAGAACTCCATAAGCATCATGTTTG GGCTATTAGCAGGAGTATTTTTTGCCAGGGCGAAGTTGCGCGAAAACTCCCAGTCATAG
- the LOC109732803 gene encoding GDP-mannose transporter GONST1 isoform X2 produces MRSFSVDDVDLEDVEASKDRDRPSHFLRLPNIQNQSLLSGLAYCIASCSMILVNKFVLSGYGFNAGIFLMLYQNIVSVTIVSTLSLSGVISTEPLTWKLIKVWLPVNIIFVGMLITSMFSLKYINVAMLTILKNVANVLTASGETYFFKKQHDRQVWISLMLMIISAIAGGVTDLSFHAVGYTWQILNCFLTASYSLTLRHVMDSAKESTRSGNLNELSMVLLNNVLSLPLGVILVLGFNEVEYLLETPLLRMPTFWLVITASGVLGLAISFTSMWFLRQTSATTYSLVGSLNKIPLSIAGILLFKVRTSMENSISIMFGLLAGVFFARAKLRENSQS; encoded by the exons ATGAGGTCCTTCTCTGTTGATGACGTTGACTTGGAAGATGTTGAGGCCTCAAAAGATAGAGATAGGCCGTCACACTTCCTCAGGCTCCCAAACATTCAGAATCAATCTCTTCTGTCTGGTCTTGCTTACTGTATAGCATCCTGCAGCATGATTTTAGTTAACAAGTTTGTTTTGTCTGGCTATGGTTTTAATGCTGGAATATTTCTGATGCTTTACCAG AACATTGTATCGGTGACCATAGTTTCCACACTGTCCCTCTCCGGTGTTATCTCAACTGAACCACTAACATGGAAGTTAATCAAAGTTTGGTTGCCTGTGAACATCATATTTGTCGGAATGCTAATTACAAGCATGTTTAG TTTGAAGTACATCAATGTTGCGATGTTGACTATATTGAAGAATGTCGCCAATGTTCTTACGGCTTCTGGGGAAACCTACTTCTTTAAGAAGCAGCATGATAGACAAGTTTGGATTTCTCTAATGTTGATG ATAATCTCAGCCATTGCAGGAGGAGTAACAGATCTGTCATTTCATGCAGTCGGCTATACATGGCAGATCTTAAACTGTTTTTTAACAGCATCATATTCG CTTAcattgaggcatgtaatggacaGTGCGAAGGAATCCACCAGGTCCGGGAATTTGAACGAGCTTTCAATGGTTTTACTGAATAATGTTCTTTCACTACCATTGGGAGTTATCCTCGTGCTTGGTTTCAATGAAGTGGAGTACCTGTTGGAAAC GCCTCTCCTGAGGATGCCCACGTTTTGGCTAGTCATCACCGCTAGTGGAGTTTTGGGGCTTGCTATCAGCTTCACTTCTATGTGGTTTCTTCGCCAGACAAGCGCTACAACATATAG CCTTGTGGGCTCCCTCAACAAGATCCCTCTATCCATTGCTGGAATCCTTCTCTTTAAAGTCCGCACGAGCATGGAGAACTCCATAAGCATCATGTTTG GGCTATTAGCAGGAGTATTTTTTGCCAGGGCGAAGTTGCGCGAAAACTCCCAGTCATAG